A genomic stretch from Pseudoliparis swirei isolate HS2019 ecotype Mariana Trench chromosome 18, NWPU_hadal_v1, whole genome shotgun sequence includes:
- the camkva gene encoding caM kinase-like vesicle-associated protein has translation MPFGCLTLGEKKDYNNPSEVADKYDLGQIVKSEEFCELFRAKDRNTLKMYTCKKFHKKDGRKVRKAAKNEITILKMIKHHNILQLVDAFETKREYFLFLELATGREVFDWILDQGYYSERDTSNVMRQVLEAVAYLHSLKIVHRNLKLENLVYFNRLKHSKIVISDFQLAKLENGLIKDPCGTPEYLAPEVVGRQKYGRPVDCWAIGVTMYILLSGNPPFYDDADEDDDRDKNLFLKILSGNYEFDSPYWDDISDAAKNLVASLMEVDQDQRLTAQEAIAHEWISGNAASNKNIKDGVCAQIEKNFAKAKWKKAVRVTTLMKRLRASEHGDSEAPGLAAEAADTPGGAPAPPASIQAPSEKVPDTQTAISALSLPSAARPEEQPPARCNGDVPQMLPQGKGE, from the exons ATGCCATTTGGTTGTCTGACACTCGGGGAGAAGAAGGATTACAACAATCCCTCAGAGGTGGCCGACAAATATGATCTCGGACAAATTGTTAAATC AGAGGAGTTTTGTGAGCTATTCCGGGCAAAGGATAGGAACACCTTGAAAATGTACACCTGTAAAAAGTTCCACAAAAAGGATGGAAGGAAAGTGAGGAAAGCTGCCAAGAATGAGATAACGATCTTAAAGAT GATAAAACATCATAACATCCTCCAGCTGGTGGATGCTTTTGAAACTAAGAGAGAGTACTTCCTGTTTCTGGAGCT CGCTACAGGCAGGGAGGTGTTTGACTGGATCTTAGATCAAGGATACTACTCCGAGAGGGACACCAGCAATGTTATGAGGCAGGTGTTGGAAGCTGTAGCGTACCTGCACTCTCTGAAAATTGTCCACAGAAATCTTAAG CTGGAGAACTTGGTGTACTTTAATCGTTTGAAGCACTCCAAAATTGTTATCAGTGACTTCCAGTTGGCCAAACTGGAAAATGGACTCATTAAGGACCCATGTGGAACCCCAGAATATCTTG CTCCTGAGGTGGTCGGGAGGCAGAAATATGGAAGACCTGTCGACTGTTGGGCCATAGGTGTCACCATGTATATACT TTTGTCTGGAAACCCTCCTTTCTATGATGAtgctgatgaagatgatgatcgTGATAAGAATCTTTTCCTAAAGATTTTGTCAGGGAACTACGAGTTTGATTCACCATATTGGGATGACATTTCAGATGCTG CCAAAAACTTAGTGGCATCCTTGATGGAAGTGGACCAAGATCAGCGATTAACTGCCCAGGAAGCCATTGCCCATGAATG GATTTCTGGAAATGCCGCCTCAAACAAGAACATAAAGGATGGCGTTTGTGCACAAATAGAAAAGAACTTTGCCAAAGCCAAATGGAAG AAAGCTGTTCGAGTGACCACCCTCATGAAGAGACTTCGTGCGTCCGAGCATGGAGATTCTGAGGCCCCCGGTCTCGCTGCAGAGGCTGCAGACACACCCGGTggcgctcctgctcctccagccaGCATACAGGCTCCTAGTGAAAAGGTTCCTGACACACAGACTGCCATCTCTGCACTCTCCCTGCCCAGTGCAGCAAGACCGGAAGAGCAGCCACCGGCACGGTGCAATGGAGATGTTCCCCAGATGTTGCCACAGGGAAAGGGAGAGTAA